Proteins from one Microscilla marina ATCC 23134 genomic window:
- a CDS encoding tetratricopeptide repeat protein: protein MKHRLLFTLSSLVSLLTLWGVSVHAQNTHAIDSLKNVLPIQTDTTRVLTLDQLAWEFKYSSADTALRYAQQAYALAHQLSYSRGKALALHKLGVVYWLKGNLNTAIDSTKQAMSMFQQLNNTKQYVACLNNLAAIYRPKGQYKKSLELHHEALRLREKIKDSVGLVSSHTNIGLVYLFTKDYKKAMRYFKTSEQLSQQTPKVSPSAKINNLINMGVVYRRTQKSDSALIYYQKALKVAESHHIQARIATILVNIGVLHFFRKEYRQALQVWLKAKKIQEQNQFTKEVSRTYQNIAEAYEALGKPDKAQAAVQQAYEIAQKTGYLEIVCRAEQTIARFYTAQGAHKKANEYLQRYLVHKDSLLNLEKGKAIANIEAKHEFEKNQKEIALLKKDNALKAQEANIRSLQRNVAFAGAGVLLIVVVALWNRTRMRRALFEQKERTFEVNTEKTRLEKEHLETQAILKDKEHRHIQEELKTQAELNQLKTDKLQNALEHSQRELSTTAMFVYQKNEILGNINDMVTGLIEFTPTDKRKSLKKITTLINNNITLTDDWDRFKLHFEKVHPRFFEDLSQQFSNLTQNELKHCAYLRIKLSGKEIARMLNVAPKSMQVARYRLKKKLALGAKDDLYDFIASV, encoded by the coding sequence ATGAAACACCGTTTATTATTTACCTTATCCAGCCTGGTAAGTCTGCTCACGCTATGGGGCGTGTCTGTCCATGCCCAAAACACCCACGCAATAGATAGTCTGAAAAATGTGCTCCCCATCCAAACCGACACCACACGGGTACTCACGCTTGATCAGCTTGCCTGGGAATTTAAGTATAGCTCAGCCGATACCGCCCTCAGGTATGCCCAACAAGCTTATGCCCTTGCCCACCAGCTCAGCTACTCAAGGGGCAAGGCTTTGGCACTGCACAAGTTAGGAGTAGTTTATTGGCTCAAGGGTAACTTGAACACTGCCATAGATAGTACTAAACAGGCAATGTCTATGTTTCAGCAATTGAACAACACCAAACAATATGTAGCTTGCCTCAACAACCTGGCAGCAATTTATCGCCCCAAGGGGCAATATAAAAAATCATTGGAGTTGCACCACGAAGCCTTGCGCTTGCGCGAAAAAATCAAAGACTCTGTGGGGTTGGTGTCGTCTCATACCAATATTGGGTTGGTATATCTCTTTACCAAAGATTATAAAAAGGCCATGAGGTATTTTAAAACCTCTGAACAATTGAGCCAACAAACACCTAAAGTATCGCCTTCGGCAAAAATCAATAATTTGATCAACATGGGGGTGGTATACCGCCGTACCCAAAAGTCCGATTCAGCATTGATTTATTACCAAAAGGCACTTAAAGTTGCCGAAAGTCACCATATTCAGGCACGTATAGCTACCATATTGGTCAATATTGGGGTATTACATTTTTTTCGGAAAGAATACCGCCAAGCGCTTCAGGTATGGCTAAAAGCAAAAAAAATACAGGAACAAAACCAGTTTACTAAAGAGGTGAGCCGTACTTATCAAAACATAGCTGAGGCATACGAAGCACTGGGCAAACCTGACAAAGCACAGGCGGCGGTTCAACAGGCGTACGAAATAGCGCAAAAAACAGGGTACCTGGAAATAGTATGCCGTGCCGAACAAACTATTGCCCGGTTTTATACAGCACAAGGTGCCCACAAAAAAGCCAATGAATATCTACAGCGGTACTTGGTGCATAAGGACAGCCTACTAAACCTGGAAAAAGGGAAGGCTATAGCCAACATAGAGGCAAAGCACGAATTTGAGAAAAACCAAAAAGAAATTGCCCTGTTGAAAAAGGACAATGCGTTAAAAGCCCAGGAGGCCAACATCAGGAGTTTGCAACGCAACGTAGCTTTTGCCGGAGCTGGAGTATTACTGATCGTAGTGGTGGCACTTTGGAACCGTACCAGAATGCGCAGAGCTTTGTTTGAACAAAAAGAACGGACGTTTGAGGTAAACACTGAAAAAACCCGTTTGGAAAAAGAACATCTTGAAACACAGGCTATACTCAAAGACAAAGAACACAGGCATATCCAGGAAGAACTAAAAACTCAAGCAGAACTCAACCAACTTAAGACGGATAAGCTTCAGAATGCGCTCGAACACAGCCAACGCGAACTAAGTACTACTGCCATGTTTGTATACCAAAAAAACGAGATTTTGGGTAATATCAATGACATGGTAACTGGGCTTATAGAGTTTACACCGACAGATAAAAGAAAGTCGCTAAAAAAAATCACAACGCTGATCAATAATAACATCACACTCACTGATGACTGGGATAGGTTCAAGCTGCACTTTGAAAAAGTACACCCACGCTTTTTCGAAGACCTCAGTCAGCAGTTTTCTAACCTTACCCAAAACGAATTAAAACATTGTGCTTATCTTCGCATTAAACTTTCGGGCAAAGAAATAGCCCGAATGCTGAATGTAGCCCCTAAAAGTATGCAAGTGGCACGCTATCGCCTTAAGAAAAAGCTTGCCTTGGGAGCCAAAGACGATTTATACGATTTTATAGCCAGTGTGTAG
- a CDS encoding sigma-70 family RNA polymerase sigma factor: MHTNMDTLWLDLNEELYKFIVGKVKEEQTAKDIHQEVFLKVQTNIHQLKHTSKLTSWVYQITRNTIVDYFRKATHHSIPIDQVDIPEAATDNFDYAHLTNCINQKIAHLSAQHQEAIVLTSFKNYSQKELAKHLKISYSGAKSRVQKAREILKNNILDCPNVAADRSGKPIDFENN, from the coding sequence ATGCATACCAACATGGACACCCTCTGGCTCGACCTCAATGAAGAACTGTATAAGTTTATTGTAGGAAAGGTAAAAGAGGAACAAACGGCAAAAGATATTCACCAAGAGGTTTTTTTAAAGGTTCAAACCAATATCCACCAGCTAAAACATACTTCTAAGCTTACCTCTTGGGTGTATCAAATTACCAGAAACACCATTGTTGACTATTTTCGAAAAGCAACCCACCACAGTATACCCATCGATCAGGTAGATATTCCTGAAGCAGCCACCGACAACTTCGACTATGCACACCTCACCAACTGCATCAACCAAAAAATAGCGCATCTTTCGGCACAACATCAAGAAGCAATTGTGTTAACCTCCTTTAAAAACTATTCGCAAAAAGAACTCGCAAAGCATTTAAAAATCTCCTATTCTGGAGCAAAGTCAAGGGTACAAAAAGCACGGGAAATTTTAAAAAACAATATTTTAGATTGCCCAAATGTTGCGGCTGATCGTTCGGGCAAACCAATAGATTTTGAAAATAATTAG
- a CDS encoding PhzF family phenazine biosynthesis protein encodes MENSKKTVTVQILNAFAENGKGGNPAGVVLNADTLSDKNKLEIAKKVGLSETAFVSRSQTADFKLDFFTPNKQIAHCGHATVAAFSYLKQQEVLKSESSSKETIDGKRNIEMQGDLAFMEQLAPTYVAVHPQEDNILASLGLSKTDLIPNAPIRLANTGNSFVIVPVKGQEVLKKIVPDADLISKVSETLDLIGYYVFAVDTTNYDVTTRMFAPRYGIPEEAGTGMAAGPLACYLFDCLHLKKESFRIQQGKYMATPSPSLIMVNLKVESGKIKSLMAGGKGLLDRQLEIELDG; translated from the coding sequence ATGGAGAATTCAAAAAAAACAGTGACGGTACAAATTCTGAATGCTTTTGCCGAAAATGGAAAAGGTGGCAACCCGGCAGGAGTGGTTTTAAATGCAGATACACTATCAGATAAAAATAAACTCGAAATTGCCAAAAAGGTAGGGCTATCAGAAACTGCTTTTGTGTCTAGGTCTCAAACTGCTGACTTTAAGCTAGACTTCTTTACCCCTAACAAACAAATAGCCCATTGCGGACACGCCACAGTAGCTGCTTTTTCTTATTTGAAACAACAAGAGGTGCTCAAAAGCGAAAGTTCCTCTAAAGAAACGATAGATGGCAAACGAAATATAGAGATGCAAGGAGACTTGGCTTTTATGGAGCAGCTGGCGCCAACTTACGTAGCTGTACATCCGCAAGAAGATAACATTTTGGCATCTTTGGGTTTGAGTAAAACCGACCTGATACCCAATGCCCCCATTCGGTTGGCAAATACAGGTAATTCATTTGTAATTGTTCCAGTCAAAGGCCAGGAAGTCTTGAAAAAGATCGTGCCTGATGCCGATTTGATAAGCAAAGTAAGCGAAACCCTTGACCTGATTGGTTATTATGTGTTTGCTGTGGACACTACCAACTATGATGTTACTACTAGAATGTTTGCGCCACGTTATGGCATACCAGAGGAGGCGGGCACTGGAATGGCAGCCGGACCATTGGCTTGTTACCTGTTTGATTGCTTGCACCTGAAAAAAGAAAGTTTTCGGATTCAACAGGGCAAATACATGGCTACACCTTCTCCTAGTTTGATTATGGTGAACCTGAAGGTTGAAAGTGGCAAAATAAAAAGCTTGATGGCAGGAGGAAAAGGGTTGTTAGACCGACAGTTGGAGATTGAGCTGGATGGTTAG
- a CDS encoding amidohydrolase family protein codes for MIDIPYFADLHCHPTMKPFRQVPQANIFDNIDTQGACQELNWLTRPAAKNIVKVSQTNIMKCQQGKLRLMFASIHAPERKFFDLKDWVEFMLEFSANDQTVKLGVCMTGFDRSVVEGYIDAHRKNKDQAIHYFDETQREYEYLVMQAKQNECIGIAGDYEELQRILSTPDSVAIIPTIEGMHSLAIFTNFEQQNLSFDQVNDTSDPYYQHFATQYQINIGRIKSWGGGNHAPFFITFTHYFWNLLCGHAKSVESFAMSQSFNLDKGFSALGKVAVQALLSRENGRRILVDTKHMSVASRRDFYDIWDHYKSQGDSFPIICSHAALTGKATLSDLEASYDKGHVLENEYFNTWSINLCDEDVRYIHQSGGLLGLMFHDERMPGGLAKQAIEKAKALPDAQERYDQMRNEYLRLWMVNALQAVRAINDVSAWDILCIGSDYDGILNGFDIYEDVACYPDLQLHLFQYLHNPLPCPFVEGLQTKEDIKKLYFGLTPEQIMEKVLYKNVDNFMMRYYNNYYLKQGKAVNLMA; via the coding sequence ATGATAGATATCCCTTACTTTGCCGACCTTCACTGTCATCCTACTATGAAGCCTTTTCGTCAAGTGCCACAAGCAAATATTTTTGATAATATAGATACGCAAGGAGCTTGTCAGGAACTAAACTGGCTCACCCGACCCGCCGCCAAAAACATTGTAAAAGTATCGCAAACTAATATAATGAAGTGCCAACAGGGGAAACTCAGGCTAATGTTTGCCTCTATTCATGCGCCTGAGCGTAAATTTTTTGATCTGAAAGACTGGGTAGAGTTTATGCTTGAATTTAGCGCCAACGATCAAACAGTAAAACTTGGGGTGTGCATGACAGGCTTTGATCGTTCTGTAGTAGAAGGGTATATAGACGCTCATCGTAAGAATAAAGACCAAGCCATTCATTATTTTGATGAAACCCAACGCGAATATGAATACCTGGTGATGCAAGCAAAACAAAATGAGTGTATAGGCATTGCGGGCGATTATGAAGAACTGCAGCGCATCTTAAGTACACCTGATTCAGTGGCAATTATCCCAACTATAGAGGGCATGCATAGTTTGGCTATTTTCACCAATTTTGAGCAACAAAACCTGAGTTTCGATCAGGTAAACGATACTTCTGACCCTTACTATCAACACTTTGCTACCCAGTACCAAATTAACATTGGTAGAATAAAAAGCTGGGGAGGAGGGAACCATGCGCCTTTTTTTATCACTTTTACGCACTATTTCTGGAACTTGCTCTGTGGGCACGCCAAATCGGTAGAAAGCTTTGCCATGAGCCAATCATTTAATCTGGATAAAGGTTTTTCAGCATTGGGCAAGGTGGCTGTTCAGGCTTTATTGAGCCGAGAAAATGGGCGGCGTATATTGGTAGATACCAAACACATGAGTGTAGCATCGCGCCGCGATTTTTATGATATTTGGGACCATTACAAGAGTCAAGGCGATAGTTTTCCTATTATTTGCAGCCACGCAGCCCTCACCGGAAAGGCTACCTTGAGCGACCTGGAGGCAAGCTATGACAAAGGGCATGTGCTCGAAAATGAATATTTCAACACCTGGTCTATCAACTTATGCGACGAAGATGTACGATACATTCATCAATCGGGTGGTTTGCTTGGGTTAATGTTTCACGATGAGCGCATGCCAGGTGGTTTAGCCAAACAAGCCATTGAAAAGGCCAAGGCATTGCCCGATGCCCAGGAAAGATATGACCAAATGCGCAATGAGTATTTACGCCTTTGGATGGTCAATGCTCTTCAGGCAGTAAGGGCAATCAACGATGTAAGTGCCTGGGATATACTCTGCATTGGCTCTGACTATGATGGTATTTTAAACGGCTTTGATATTTATGAAGATGTAGCCTGTTACCCCGATTTGCAATTGCATTTATTTCAATACTTGCATAACCCTTTGCCTTGTCCCTTTGTAGAAGGTTTGCAAACTAAAGAAGACATCAAAAAACTCTACTTTGGATTGACACCTGAGCAAATTATGGAAAAAGTGTTGTACAAAAATGTAGACAATTTTATGATGCGTTACTACAACAATTATTATTTGAAACAAGGCAAAGCGGTAAATTTAATGGCATAA
- a CDS encoding acetylxylan esterase, whose amino-acid sequence MKHLLIVWWVSMAIFGATQPGYCQKKKKKKKKKSLTAKVIVLKGNGTFKLGKPLKFSCQIKNNTYAPVRAVVYCNIAVLQPRHHLKTKTRHVLVPARKTIEVNFQYFASSPNFYLASCSLKNYTGWLSHAYMVLGYAINKQRSPLNKQVDFKKFWKTSLWRLRQVHPHFKVTKRKQLCTPQYNVYLVEMKSMGHVTVRGWYRVPTKGTKHPVILQLPSLGGSFFNVQSLKKRPLHGIPLDFAVLSLNIRGHGNSKDEINPQGNYFKFFTHLLKDPYKYVYRGAVMDCIRALDFLATRPELDHSRVAVEGASQGGALSLMTAALDKRVKLCAPDVPFLSDIPRLLKIVSNFRDEVKRYIKATPGMTWKKSRKNFSYFDTKNFAPYIKVPVLMSVGLQDLTCPPITCFATYNHIKAPKSYYVYPYGRHGGGGEVHRRRKFYWIRRQFGMLR is encoded by the coding sequence ATGAAGCATTTATTGATTGTATGGTGGGTGAGTATGGCAATTTTTGGGGCAACCCAACCTGGCTACTGCCAAAAAAAGAAGAAAAAGAAGAAAAAAAAATCATTGACTGCCAAAGTGATCGTGCTCAAGGGTAATGGAACCTTTAAGCTGGGTAAACCCCTCAAATTTAGCTGTCAGATCAAAAACAATACTTATGCTCCGGTGCGTGCTGTGGTATACTGTAACATTGCCGTTTTGCAACCACGCCACCACCTAAAAACCAAGACCAGGCACGTGCTGGTGCCCGCCCGCAAAACCATAGAAGTAAACTTTCAATACTTTGCTTCATCGCCCAACTTTTACCTGGCAAGTTGCTCGCTTAAAAACTACACGGGGTGGTTGTCGCACGCCTATATGGTGTTGGGCTACGCCATCAACAAGCAACGCTCTCCGTTAAATAAACAAGTCGATTTTAAAAAATTCTGGAAAACTTCACTTTGGCGCTTGCGTCAGGTACATCCTCATTTCAAAGTAACCAAACGCAAACAATTGTGTACTCCTCAGTACAATGTATATTTGGTAGAAATGAAAAGCATGGGGCATGTCACCGTCAGGGGTTGGTACCGGGTACCTACTAAAGGTACCAAGCACCCCGTCATTCTACAGCTGCCTTCGCTGGGAGGCTCATTTTTTAATGTTCAATCCCTCAAAAAGCGTCCTTTGCATGGCATTCCTCTCGACTTTGCTGTTTTATCGCTCAATATTAGGGGACACGGCAATAGTAAGGATGAAATAAACCCTCAAGGCAACTATTTCAAGTTTTTTACTCACCTCCTGAAAGACCCCTACAAATATGTGTATCGGGGAGCCGTGATGGACTGTATAAGGGCGCTCGACTTTTTGGCTACCCGCCCTGAGCTCGACCACAGCCGGGTAGCAGTAGAGGGTGCCAGCCAAGGGGGAGCTTTGAGTTTAATGACTGCCGCTCTTGACAAACGTGTAAAGCTATGCGCGCCCGATGTGCCTTTTTTGTCTGATATTCCGCGTCTGCTAAAAATCGTGTCTAACTTTAGAGACGAGGTAAAAAGGTACATCAAGGCTACCCCAGGCATGACCTGGAAAAAATCACGCAAAAACTTTTCTTATTTCGATACCAAAAACTTTGCCCCTTACATCAAGGTTCCTGTACTTATGAGTGTGGGGCTACAAGACCTTACCTGCCCCCCTATTACTTGTTTTGCAACTTATAACCACATCAAAGCCCCTAAATCTTATTATGTATACCCTTATGGGCGGCACGGTGGTGGTGGAGAGGTACATCGTAGGCGTAAGTTTTACTGGATAAGAAGGCAGTTTGGAATGCTCAGGTAA
- a CDS encoding DUF1987 domain-containing protein, protein MATLYQIIKQRCSLLRKRLFSNNTTGVNKPSGPMQSLLINASSSSPKVCFDVAINLFQITGNAFDDDDHTFFAPIIDWMTHYLSENTCPIEFHIQLDQINLSAFKGIKQLISILADYRQKVKIPLHIEWITDQEEVAEYGEQLQASFSHLPISLQVEVEV, encoded by the coding sequence TTGGCAACTTTGTATCAAATCATCAAACAAAGATGTAGTTTATTGAGAAAGCGCCTGTTTTCTAATAATACTACTGGAGTAAACAAGCCCTCCGGACCTATGCAAAGTTTATTGATCAATGCAAGCAGTAGTTCGCCAAAAGTTTGCTTTGATGTGGCCATTAATTTGTTTCAGATCACTGGCAATGCGTTTGACGATGACGACCACACCTTTTTTGCCCCCATTATTGATTGGATGACCCACTATCTCAGCGAAAACACTTGCCCTATTGAGTTTCACATTCAACTAGACCAAATAAACCTGAGCGCTTTTAAAGGCATCAAACAACTCATAAGTATATTGGCGGATTATCGCCAAAAGGTAAAAATACCCCTACACATTGAGTGGATCACCGATCAGGAAGAAGTAGCCGAATACGGCGAACAACTTCAGGCAAGCTTCAGCCATTTACCCATTTCGCTTCAGGTAGAAGTGGAAGTATAA
- the aroB gene encoding 3-dehydroquinate synthase, protein MNALMESQNVRIALDLNEFERFVTQRNPTKIAVIVDENTHEHCYPLLKPFLPTEHLLIEIQSGEQNKTLTTCSHIWQQMTDYAMDRKGMVINLGGGVIGDMGGFCATTYKRGIDFIQMPTTLLSQVDASVGGKLGIDFQQFKNHIGTFKIPNLVYIYIPFLQTLSARQLLSGYAEVIKHCLIADADKWQTLQQSNYHTLDWQDIVQHSVAVKAQVVDTDPYERGLRKILNFGHTIGHAIESYYLTDDQRALLHGEAIAIGMMCEAYLAQQKGFIGESDLNRITQYIDKLYPTLTIKDEEVAAIAQLTRQDKKNEGGKIQCTLLEQVGKANFNQPITLNEVSQALQWYQGL, encoded by the coding sequence ATGAATGCTTTGATGGAAAGTCAAAATGTGCGTATTGCCCTTGATTTAAACGAATTTGAACGTTTTGTAACTCAACGTAACCCTACCAAAATAGCGGTCATAGTAGACGAAAACACCCACGAACATTGCTACCCCTTGCTTAAACCTTTTTTGCCCACCGAACACTTGCTCATAGAGATTCAAAGCGGTGAGCAAAATAAAACCCTGACTACCTGTAGCCACATCTGGCAACAAATGACTGACTACGCGATGGATCGCAAGGGAATGGTGATTAACCTGGGAGGTGGAGTGATTGGCGACATGGGTGGTTTTTGTGCCACTACTTATAAGCGTGGCATAGACTTTATTCAAATGCCTACTACCTTGTTATCGCAGGTAGATGCGAGCGTAGGGGGCAAGTTAGGCATTGATTTTCAGCAGTTTAAAAACCACATTGGAACATTTAAGATACCCAACCTGGTATACATTTATATTCCTTTTTTGCAAACATTGTCCGCCCGTCAACTGCTATCGGGCTACGCCGAGGTTATCAAACATTGCCTCATTGCCGATGCTGACAAGTGGCAAACCCTGCAGCAGAGTAATTACCATACCCTCGACTGGCAAGACATTGTACAGCACTCGGTAGCAGTAAAAGCACAAGTGGTAGATACTGACCCTTACGAACGTGGCTTGCGCAAAATACTTAACTTTGGGCATACTATAGGGCATGCTATAGAAAGCTACTACTTGACCGATGACCAAAGGGCCTTGCTACACGGCGAAGCCATTGCTATTGGTATGATGTGCGAAGCATACCTGGCACAACAAAAAGGCTTTATTGGTGAAAGTGACCTCAACCGTATTACCCAATACATTGATAAACTGTACCCTACGTTGACAATCAAAGACGAAGAAGTAGCTGCTATAGCCCAATTGACCAGGCAAGACAAAAAAAATGAGGGTGGTAAAATACAATGTACCTTGCTAGAGCAGGTAGGCAAAGCCAACTTTAACCAACCCATTACGCTCAACGAAGTAAGTCAGGCACTGCAATGGTATCAAGGTTTGTAG
- a CDS encoding CBS domain-containing protein → MGVQEVKIAANQKELNRFTRFLLKDIQAMEYMLENDWFEQAPIRIGAEQEVCLVDEHGKPAPKSMEILAALNHPSFTTELSRFNIEANLSPVEFTGDCFSRVQKELDDLMDLIHKTAHDLEARVILTGILPTIRKFDLDIENLTPIDRYYALLQAIERLRGKAAYELKIEGLDELNLKHDSALIEACNTSFQVHLQVTPQDFVSKYNIAQAISAPVLGVSSNSPMLFGKRLWNETRIALFQQSVDTRITNEHLRYTSPRVTFGNGWVKNSILDLYKEDIVRFKVLLTTDVKEDVLDSVKNNKTPQLQALSIHNSTVYRWNRPCYGISPNGKPHLRIENRILPSGPTTLDEVANSAFWVGLMNGFEEAYPDVTKVLEFDDVKANFIKTARTGLGSKHHWVHGKTVNDIELIQKELLPIARIGLEKAKVDEKDINKYLEIIEDRTETGMNGSRWILKSYSKLLKESTKEEATTAIVAGMAYNQKTKKPVHEWKLASIQDIADWHPTSLLVEEFMTTDIFTVSKDEIPEFSADMMDWRRIRYLPIENEQGELIGLITSRQLLRHFSTMYKNEKLDYSTIKDLMIKDPLTIAPEATIIEAIDVMNTQKIGCLPVVNNKKLVGIITESNFLSITSSLLKRLAAKKKKAIRKEEEAKQENNTEPEKDS, encoded by the coding sequence ATGGGGGTACAAGAAGTTAAAATAGCTGCCAACCAAAAAGAACTGAACAGGTTTACCCGTTTTTTGCTCAAAGACATTCAGGCAATGGAATACATGCTTGAAAACGATTGGTTTGAGCAAGCACCTATCAGAATTGGTGCCGAACAAGAAGTATGTCTGGTTGACGAGCACGGCAAGCCTGCCCCAAAGTCTATGGAAATACTGGCGGCATTGAATCATCCAAGTTTTACTACCGAACTTTCCAGGTTTAATATAGAAGCCAACCTTAGCCCGGTAGAGTTTACAGGCGATTGTTTTAGCAGGGTGCAGAAAGAATTGGATGACTTGATGGACCTCATTCATAAAACCGCCCACGACCTGGAAGCCAGGGTGATTCTCACCGGAATTTTGCCTACCATTCGCAAGTTTGACCTTGACATAGAAAACCTGACACCTATCGACCGTTACTATGCTTTATTGCAAGCTATAGAGCGCTTGCGCGGCAAAGCAGCTTATGAACTCAAGATAGAAGGGCTGGACGAATTGAACCTTAAACACGACTCGGCATTGATTGAGGCGTGTAACACCAGTTTTCAAGTGCATTTGCAAGTCACCCCTCAAGATTTTGTAAGTAAATATAATATAGCGCAAGCCATTTCTGCCCCCGTGTTGGGGGTGAGCAGCAACTCACCTATGTTGTTTGGCAAACGTTTATGGAACGAAACCCGCATTGCGCTTTTTCAGCAATCGGTAGATACCCGTATTACCAATGAGCACCTGCGTTACACCAGCCCCAGGGTGACCTTTGGCAATGGCTGGGTCAAAAACTCCATCTTGGATTTATACAAAGAAGACATTGTGCGTTTTAAGGTATTGCTCACCACCGATGTAAAAGAAGATGTGCTGGATTCGGTCAAAAACAATAAAACGCCCCAGCTACAGGCATTGAGTATTCACAACTCTACGGTGTACCGTTGGAACCGCCCTTGCTACGGCATCAGCCCTAACGGAAAACCCCATTTGCGCATAGAAAACCGTATTTTACCTTCAGGACCTACTACCTTGGACGAAGTGGCCAATTCAGCGTTTTGGGTGGGGCTAATGAATGGCTTTGAAGAAGCTTACCCAGATGTAACCAAGGTGTTGGAGTTTGACGATGTAAAGGCTAATTTTATAAAAACTGCTCGCACTGGACTGGGAAGCAAACACCATTGGGTACACGGCAAAACAGTAAACGACATAGAGTTGATCCAAAAAGAACTTTTGCCCATTGCCCGCATTGGTTTAGAAAAAGCTAAGGTAGACGAGAAAGACATTAACAAATACCTCGAAATCATAGAAGATCGCACCGAAACTGGGATGAATGGCTCAAGATGGATACTGAAGTCTTACTCAAAATTGCTCAAAGAATCGACTAAAGAGGAAGCCACTACAGCTATTGTGGCTGGAATGGCATATAATCAAAAAACAAAAAAACCAGTCCACGAATGGAAACTTGCGAGTATACAGGATATTGCCGATTGGCACCCTACTTCGTTACTTGTCGAGGAATTTATGACTACCGATATATTTACTGTAAGTAAAGATGAAATTCCTGAGTTTAGCGCCGATATGATGGACTGGCGACGTATCAGGTATTTGCCCATCGAAAACGAGCAGGGGGAACTCATTGGTTTGATTACTTCGAGGCAGTTGTTGAGGCATTTTTCTACCATGTATAAAAACGAAAAACTGGACTACAGTACCATCAAAGACCTGATGATCAAAGATCCACTGACGATTGCGCCTGAGGCTACTATTATAGAAGCTATAGACGTAATGAATACCCAAAAAATTGGCTGTCTTCCAGTGGTGAATAACAAAAAGCTGGTGGGAATTATTACCGAAAGCAATTTTTTAAGTATTACCTCAAGTTTGCTTAAGCGACTGGCCGCCAAAAAGAAAAAAGCCATTAGAAAAGAAGAGGAAGCCAAACAAGAGAATAACACCGAGCCTGAGAAGGATAGTTGA
- a CDS encoding phosphoribosyl-AMP cyclohydrolase — MKKVLEEGRDFTPQFEKRGGLLPVVVQEQASGKVLMLGYANEAALQETLDTGYATFWSTSRNELWTKGKTSGDYLKITHILTDCDQDALVYQVTMMGAGACHTKDENNQARVSCFYRKMASGKTLEFIDK; from the coding sequence ATGAAAAAGGTTTTGGAAGAAGGGCGAGACTTTACGCCACAATTTGAAAAGAGGGGGGGCTTGTTACCTGTAGTTGTACAGGAGCAAGCTTCTGGCAAGGTGTTGATGTTGGGGTATGCCAATGAAGCAGCTTTGCAAGAAACCTTAGATACTGGATATGCCACTTTTTGGAGCACCTCACGTAATGAGCTCTGGACAAAAGGCAAAACTTCGGGCGACTACCTAAAAATAACCCATATATTGACTGATTGTGACCAGGATGCCTTGGTTTATCAGGTAACAATGATGGGTGCAGGGGCTTGTCATACTAAAGATGAAAACAACCAGGCGCGTGTTTCTTGTTTTTACCGAAAGATGGCTTCTGGCAAAACTTTGGAGTTTATAGATAAATAA